The Lathyrus oleraceus cultivar Zhongwan6 chromosome 5, CAAS_Psat_ZW6_1.0, whole genome shotgun sequence genome includes the window TTGAGTATTAATGTAGTTCACCGTAACTTGTCCCAGATGTTGAGGACTCATGTGCTCAAATGTTTGAAATGTATTGCAAAAACCTTCCACTTTCAAAGGGTTTTGATCCTCAAGAGAGCATGCATGGTGAGGAGTTGCTTTCAATTACATGCAATATTTTGGTTCAGGTATGCcatatttcatttatttatttatatttttatgcCGCACATTGTCAAAAATGATTTAGAAGATATTCTTCTCTTGTAGTTTTTGTTCCCTGTTTATATATGAATATACAAGTTGTTGATAATTATTATAAGTGTTATGCAACTTGTGCTAGAATCTACTGTCTGCACAGTGGAAGTCCCAAATTCTGTCATACTCGGCCACCTTCAAAGGCCATGTTGTGGACGGTACTAAAATCCTTCATAAAATTCTAATAGTGGTTGGGTCAAAAACTGCACTAAAATCTGCCATGGCCGCATTTTAACAACACTGGTATGTGTTGCAAGTTGCAGACTCACCAGTATTGGCCTTGGTAAGCTAGAGAAGAGAACCCAATAATGTTTCCCAGCCGCAGATTCACCAATATTGTTCCCCTCCCTGTAATTAAGAAAACCCTAAAATATTAGTTAGGTAGTCCCGGGTTGTGAACTCGATCCATTTTGTGCGATCTAGCACATGTGTTATTGCGTGTTTGCGTACCCAACCAAAATAAAAGGCGCGGCACTTATATGTACATGTAATCAGCCATTTCTGATGTACTTGTGCTTCAGAGGCTTGAAGTGATCCAGGCTTTTAGCCCATTCATCAGGTTTTTTCTCCAAAACAACCATATAACTAAATGGCCAATAGAACTTAAAAACTGGTAATTTGTTTGTTTCTCAAGTAAATTTAAAACCAAAAAATAGTTTACATTTTACATTTATATTACTTCtaaaattaaattatttattttccttGGAATTGTGTATGTTTACTTCGTGTGATGTTTACAGGTAATTTTTATCATTGCAAATATTTAGACAATAATCTTACTGCTATTAACAACTACTATTGATGTAGCTATTCTGGTGTACCAAAAATGTCGGCTATTTGGTAGAGGCGGTCATGGTTATGGAGTTTGGCTTGTCGATACGAAGGTCAGGGATAATTATTTTGTATTATACCTTGTAATCTCCCATGAAAAGACATTAATCAGAAGAAGCATTTCATTGAACTCACTTGCATAGGTCTTTGGCTATCATGTAGCACATATGGCCAATGTTTTTTGTGTCTTCACATCACATGTTATATAATACTGTAGAAACCGACTCCTCTAAAGTGAGTTGCTCGTAATATCATTGATTAACAAATCAAAGGTTATAGGTAAATCATATAAATTATGAGTTTGTTAAAATAACATTTGGTTTTCACTCTTTACACTCCACTCATTTTAGATGACTCCAATTCAATGCTGATAATTATTTCTTATTATACCTTGAAATATCCCATGTGCATCAAGCAGAAGAAGCATTTCATTTAACTTGCATAGGTCTCTGGCTACATGTGGCACAtatggccaatattgtgtcttTACAACACATATGTAATATAATAATGTATATCATTGATTAACTAACAGAGTTATTAATCCCGGATAGCGGAGCAGAGCGGCCAACCCCAAAAATGGGACCCAAAAATGGGATAGGGGATAGCAGGATAACCGCTATTTGACTATTTTTTTGAATACACAAATAAAAATTAATACTTTAATAACACAACACCCATAAAAGATTTATAAAATCAAATATCAAAGAACAATAAAATACAGTTTAAAACATTGGtatttttaaaatagaaattgaaaaaaaaagaaaggaaaggaaaaCACGTGTTTACACAGAGTATAGAGTAAGAGAAGAAGAATAGAgagtaaaaaaagaaaaaacagaTTAAAACATTGATATATTATGAAAACGGAGAAGAAGAATAGAAAAGAAGAAACAGAAGGAAGAAGAATAGAGAACAGAAGGAAGAAGAAGACTAACCTGGGAGGAGGAAGGAGGCTGAGCCAAGGAAGGAGGAAGGAGAAAGAGGTCAATGAGTACCGCTAGGGCAAGCCAAACAAGCGAATCGAAGAAGAGAGAAGAGAGACATGTCTTCAGAAAAGTCATTCCAATGTCATTATTTTAAGGGTAAAAATGTCTTTTTGCTCACCCTAATAAAAAGTGGGTCAAACCCGCTCCGGGCCGGGAAGCAAACCGCTCCTGTGACCCGCTGTCACATGAATTGCGGTCGCGATCTCAAACTGAGATGCGCGCTGCTCCGCACTGGCGGGGAGGTGCCACTCCGGCAAGAAATCCCAGGATATCGCCGCTAAGGTCCGTTATTAATAACTCCGTTAACAAATCAAAGTTGGATATTATCATGTAGCACATATGGCCAATGTTGTATCTTTTTTACAGCACATATGTAATATAATACTGTAGAATCCAGTCCCTCTAAAGTGAGTTGCTCCTAATATCATTGATAAACAAATCAAAGGTGAATATTATAGGTAAATCATAATAAATCACGAGTTTGTtaaaattatatttgattttttcTCTTCACACTTCACTCATTTTAAAGGACTGTAATAGTTTTATACTATCATTATTATTATGCAATTGTGAACTATCTTATTAGAGAATCTGCTTAGTGAGCAGAATAGCTAGGCATCATAAGATAATAGTGTCCAAAAATTTAAAGAGCCTAGCTTTATAATTTAATTACTTAACACAACATCTCTTGGATTTAATTCAAATTACTGTTTGTATTTTTTCTTAGATTTTTTGTGAATTAGAACTGCTCTATTTATTTAAATACTTGCATAAGAAGGATTTGAGTTTATCACGATAAAGTTAGTCAGCAATTGGTATATGATGACTTTTGACTTCAAAACCTATGGATTATGCCAAGTATCCTATAGTACATCAGTCAGTAGTATGTTTGACTTTCTTGAATGAATAAACCTATGGATGATACAAAATATCCTATAAATCATATTTGTACTCCATTCAATATATATGAACTGAATGCATACTTTGAGTCGGGAATGGATTTTTTAATTTGTTATTTGGTTGACACAATGATAGTTTCTATTCTTGAAGAGTGTAGTGTATGATATCTTTTGATTACTGTCAATGTTGGTTACTTAGTGTGTTTACTGTTGCCTTTGATGCATTAGATGATTTGGTTCAAAGTGGCAGTTCTTAAGCTAAACACTTATGATTCTTTTATAATGATATTTTTACTTTGAAATAACTTTTGCACCTTTCTTGTTTGTGCAGATATGTATCACAGTACAAGATATTACTATTGCACTTGTATTGCCACTTTGGTGCTCTTTCAGTGGCACATGAATGGTAAGGTtgtttatttcattattttttagGTCATAGAAAGTCTCCATAGTGTTTCTGCTTTTAAGTAATTTGTTGCCACTATCCTATGTAAAGCATATATTTTTTCTCCCCAGGTATAAATCACTGGATATCAAGAATATCTTAGCGGAAAGTATGTTACACCACATTTTGCCTCAGATGTTGGTCTCTCCACTATGGTCCGAGTTAAATGGTCTGCTAAAGGACTACCTGAAGTTTATGGATGACCACTTCAGAGAATCTGCAGATTTAACATCTCTTGCCTATCATCATAAAAATTACTCAAAAGTATGTATACTTGAGTCTTTATTACTTCTAGAAACTATTCTTTTAAACTAGTTTGTGGATGACCACTTCAGAGAATCTGCAGATTTAACATATTTTGTGGTTGAATCCTCTGCAACGTTTACTAGGTTTTAAGTCTATTCGTAATTGATTCAAGGCGAAAATTCAAAATTGGTAAGAGCCGAATGTGTTCTTTTTGTAGAATACTGCAAAGGAAGTTTTTTGTTACTTAATGTGTTGATCTCTGCTGAATCTATCTAGAAATGAAGTTGATATTATATTTGATCTTATTTTGTTGTATTCTTAATGGACTGCTGTATTCAAAACTTGATTAGTATGCATCTGTCCATTTAGTGCTCGTGGTTGAGATGAGGTTGCTTAGGTAACATAAAAATATATACACATGGACATGGCATATTAGAGTACGTAACTTGTACTGTGTATGGTTTATGTTTCTATGTAGTCTCAGTGTCGTATACTGTATCACACAAATGAACTCTTAGCTTGAAAGCACTGTGTCCAAGTTTGAATTGAGGCTTACATTTACTCTGTGCCAGATAATGGAATTTGTCCAGTTCAAAGCTAGGTTGCAACATTCTAGTCAGTATTTGGTGGCACGAGTTGAAACACCCCTTTTACAGCTAAAACAGAATGCAAATAACATTGAAGACGAAGAGGTGATTCACATTTTCCAGTTTTGTGACGTGTTGCCTTTCTTTATAAATATGATGGTTGGTTTAACACGTTCATATTTTCTTAGGGCATCCTTCAAAGCATGAAATGTGGGATTCACTTCCTTGAGCTGTCTAATGAGATTGGGTCGAAGTCTTTGACCTTCAATGAAGACTTGGAGTCAAGGCCCTGGTGGACACCAACATTAGAGAAAAATTACCTTCTAGGTTAGTTTCTCAATAAtatttccagcttataaagcaTGCATCTTGTATTCTTGCAACTATTTAACATTGATATTTAAAAGAAAATGAATCCTCAAAGTATGTGTGAACATTAAAATCTATGGAGCACACCCTCCGACACGGATTGGGACACGAAACTAACACTCTGAGACCGATAAATGTCAAAAACATAGGACAAAGTCAGCGCTACATATATGATAGTATTTGACTTTTATTTATCCATATACTATTAAAAGAGTTAAAAATATTTATCAAAATTTAATGTCTTTAATTCTTCATAGATCAATATTGCTTCAACACATGTTTTAACCCTTTTAAATGTGTCTTAGATTTGTCTAGAAAATGTATAAGGTGTGTTAAAGCAAAGAAAAAACAAATTATTTTGAAACACGTGTTTGAATTGTTCGACACATTTTGAATGAGTGTTATACAGGTGTCAAAAACATCAATTCAAAGAGTGTTTTTTTTTTTCGTGACACATGTCTCACGGATGTCATACAAGTGTCAGATACTGACAAGTGTTAGAGTACCATGACATGCCTACTCTTAGAGGTGTCCGGGCTTCATGGGTTAAAATGAATATAGTGTTGGCTTTTTACAAATGAAAGTATATGTGATACCCTTTGTTAAAATGAATATAAAATTGACTTTTTTACAAATACACTATGTGATACTGTATCGTGTTTTGGTTACCCGATCTTAAGCTGTTTAACAATATTACCTCAAGCAAATGTCTTTACAATATTATAGTCAAAGCACAAGTCCATTACAATATTATGGTGTAATTGATTATTGATAGGTTAATCTGGTCAAATTTGTTAAATTTTGACCACCCATACAACAATGCTTTATGCTCTTTTGCTTGTTTAAACATTACCAACATTAACAACAATCAAGCCTTATCCCACTTATCCCACTAAGTGGGGTCAGCTGCATGGATATACTTCCGCCATAATGTTCTATTCAAGATCATGTTTCTATTCAATTCGTAAATCTCGAGATCTTTCTTAATAACTTCTCTTATAATTTTTCTAGATTTTCCTCTATTTCTAGCTGTTTGACTTCTCTCCATCTGATCTTACTCTTTTTATCACTAAATCTAGAGGTCTTCACTCTACATGCTCAAATCACTTAAGTCTATTTTCCATCATCTTTTCTACTCTAGGTGCTATCTCAACACTCTGATATTGTTATTTCTAATCTTATTCTGTATAGTCTTACCATATTTTCAATGCAACATCTTCATCTCTGTGCTAAATTTTATTCTCATAGAACATCGCAAGTTTTACTGCAGTCTATAGAATTTTTCCTTCAGCTTGAGCGGTACCTTTGTGTTATATAAAGTCCTTAAAGTCCTCCTCCATTTCAGCCACCGAACTTGATTTTGATGATCAAACATTACAAAATAATACTAAAAAATACATAAAAAGGCACACATTTAAGTAATGCAGTACCTGTGGTCTGTACCTGTGGTCCTTCCGTTTTtttatgtgatgagattttaaaaatccaattaaaattgaaaataatTGGTGTTAGAGTCATGCAGTACCTGTGGTCCGTCCGTTTTTTTAAGTGATGAGATtttaaaaatccaattaaaattgaaaataatTGGTGTTAGAGTCATGCAGTACCTGTGGTCCGTCCGTTTTTTTAAGTGATGAGATTTTAAAAAAATCCaattaaaattgaaaataatTGGTGTTAGAGTCTTTACAATTAAACTTAGCAGATAGTCTTCTGTTTCAGGGCCATTCCAAGGGATTTCGTATTGTCCTAGAGAAGTATCTGTAAGTCAATTCCATCTGAACTATTTGTTATCGGATTATAAATCATAATGTTTGTGGTTgtaaaaacaatttttttttaatatttccTTTACTGCTTGGTTTATCAACACTGTAGACCAAAGAAAGGGAGACAAGTTTAAAGAGAGACATTGAGAAGAAATCCTTACTCCCACGGATGATCTATCTATCAATTCAAAGTGCTTCGTCATCAATCAAGGAGCATGTGGTCAACGGTTCTGTTACACCAGGCATCACATTGGAGCTGAAATTTTTGCTGGAGCGTTTTGCACAGTTTTTGGGCTTTTCTCTTAGTGAAGCAGTAGAAGTGGTCAAGGGTTTCTCTAATGGCGAAAGATCTGTGGTATGATTGCTTATGCTTTTATGCACAATTGCAAAATATTTTTAGGAGATCCATGAAACTGAGACTTTGTAACATTGTGTTAATGTCCTTGCATGTTATACTTGTAAAAATACAGATTTACATAATTATTTTTCTAACTTCTAAGTAGCATCATGTTTCATATGTTTTTTCTCACGTGTGGATAACATATTTATATATTGTTGCAATTTACAACTAAGAATTTGATTCATATCTTCAAAAAAATGTTGCAGGTTTCTGACTCCAACTTGATTGACTGGTTGAATTTTACTGTATTCTTAAATGCGTGGAACTTGAGTTCCCATGAACTGGTACAGCCAGATAGAAATGAACGAAAGCCTATTATTTGGAATATCTTAGATTCAATGTTGgaaaagtatatttttgagaaggTTAGGTCCATGGAACCCCAGCTATGCTCTCCTTGGAGTGACATTCAACTTCTGATGCAGTTAGTTACAGAACCTTTGGCGTGGCATGGACTTGTGATCCAGTCTTGTCTAAGATCTTGTCTTCCATCAAGTAAGAAGAAAAAGAGAAGTGGGCCGGCCTATCAGTCTAGCTCAAATTTGGCTCATGCAATCACAGATTCTGTTCAGCAATTATCTCTTGTATTGGAGGATGTTATGAAATGGCTAAATGAATGGAACAAAAGACCTGAAGATGAGAACTCGGAGGACATTCTTTGTCTTCTCCGGAAAGATGGGCATAATGATGGGCCAGGCCGGGTCTTTCACATTTTAGAAACATTTATTTCCACTATGAGTAATGAGGAAGTTGGTGACCGTATATACCACTCACTTAAGTCTTGGAGTCCTGCTGATGTTGCCAGAAAAATGATGACAGGGAAGCTTAAAGTCTTGATGGAATTTTCAGCCATTTGTGAATCAAAATTGAAGTTATTGCAGTCTCTGAAACAGCAGATAGCTCAAGTGTGAAGAAATGTCATCAGTGGCTGGTGCAGGAGTTTTATTTCAGCTTGACAAACTACTCATTAATCAGTCCTGAAAGGAAACTTCAATGGCAGGGGTTGAGAAAATGTGCTTCAGTTCTGCTgttatttttatttgtttcttCTACTGATTTTATGAGACAAGCTTCTGTCCAAGTCACGGTGTTATTGCTTGCTTACTATTGGCTCTAGTTTAGTCGGTCATTCTGTAAAATTTTCCGGAGTGCACATTCAACCGTCCCCCCTTTATGCTGATGGTGGAGAATTTTAGCTGTTTGTCTGTGCAAAAATTTTGGTAATGTACTATTGGATTGAATTTTTTGAATAATACTTTTCCCGTTTCAAAATGAATGTCACCTTAacaaaatttttgttttaaaatgcATGCCGTTTTTCTTTATTCAGTTCAAACATTATATTTTTCTTCTAATTGTACCTTCTAACTACATTTTGTTAACTATTTTAAAAGAATCCTATTTTATTTTGGATATTTGATAGTGGAAAGCAGGTTTTTatacaaaaataacccactttttcaagtCCCAAAATATCCTTGGTTtcaaatttttttccaaaatacctcacttttaggaggagtcgccaattgaattgaagactcctcttaaaacttgaatggaggtgccaattggattggaTAGGGCAGGTGCCAtaaccaatccaattggcgcccctatgtaggttttaagaggagtcgccaattcaattggagactcctcaTAAAATGTAATTTTTTGTGTTTTATGGTATAagtgatagataaatttgatataagacaacttgatattaataaagttttgcgtttacacaaagaaacctaatggtgatgaccgagatcacctaaccgacctttggtcccacatcctctagctaccctaacccttggccctaacccacgttgacgattctgcatCGGTGTTTGATCATCTGAGGGGCCAGTAGCGTCAgtaccaactacaggagaaggtccgttgaggtattcagacaagtcggcatagtcttcagtatgcatcgatggtgtaccgccgtagctgagctcatgacccatgccaaagaagttgggatgtggttgactcattgatgggcgaccgagacggttgaagggagacatgaGTGTGAACAATGCATCGaggaaaggttgttggggtgtttggtaggAGATAAagttgttggatgttttggttttgtgatgtttggccttcttggctacggtaggaggaggggcagttggtgttgaatgatcgttggatgttctggctaaggcgactttggtagggtgatggggtgggtgcgaagcgatgttgggtctcaggttgatggtcaatttgttggtggtggtatggggtatgcccttggtattggggttgggtgaatgacatgttttggttgtatgtgtgtttgtggaacggaaagtttgacggataaggggttgtgagtaaccgaactgacaatgttgttgggggttagatgttgatcattctggtgtgtaagttgcctggcgtgggtcgtataggtacatatccccggcgatgaactgaaaaccaaccgatctgtaccaagccatataagtacgatttggtttttcttcagttggcatgattgtgtcagttaacacatggtcatgacggtgcttccatttgcgacactccgatcttgcgaagctttgccatggattgaagttccattggtcgttaatTTTACGCATATGtcattctcctaggctagctgggggatctaGGATATTCTGgagcataccgaactgcagcttcacacgatcactgttgtgcatctccacagttgtgaaccgtattatcggtgtgcatgcagtccatacggttgcgtcttcagcgttgacctcatgg containing:
- the LOC127084469 gene encoding N-terminal acetyltransferase B complex auxiliary subunit NAA25; amino-acid sequence: MASKFGYAGGIPERKVRPIWDAIDSRQFKNALKHVTTLLAKHANSPYALALKALVLERMGKPEDAFSVSLNAKEHLFSNDSLLIDDLTLSTLQIVFQRLDRLELATECYEHACGKFPNKMELMMGLFNCYVREYSFVKQQQTAIKMYKLAGEEKYLLWAVCSIQLQVLCGNGGDKLLVLAEGLLKKHVASHSLHEPEALMVYVSILEQQAKFGDALEILSGKMGSLLMIKVDKLRLQGRLLALACDYTAAADIFQKILESCPDDWECFLHYLGCLLEDGSIWCDEAVNDPVHPPKFVSCKVSHLTDEQFDSRISIASAFILKLQTDTSDNSVRCPYLATIEIERRRHLRGKGNDDNLMDVIVQYFCRFGHLACFTSDVDMFVEVFTTDKKAELFGKLVKYNDTLSTPPTKALGLSISLSKIKQQLLLGDMFKSSASDVEDSCAQMFEMYCKNLPLSKGFDPQESMHGEELLSITCNILVQLFWCTKNVGYLVEAVMVMEFGLSIRRYVSQYKILLLHLYCHFGALSVAHEWYKSLDIKNILAESMLHHILPQMLVSPLWSELNGLLKDYLKFMDDHFRESADLTSLAYHHKNYSKIMEFVQFKARLQHSSQYLVARVETPLLQLKQNANNIEDEEGILQSMKCGIHFLELSNEIGSKSLTFNEDLESRPWWTPTLEKNYLLGPFQGISYCPREVSTKERETSLKRDIEKKSLLPRMIYLSIQSASSSIKEHVVNGSVTPGITLELKFLLERFAQFLGFSLSEAVEVVKGFSNGERSVVSDSNLIDWLNFTVFLNAWNLSSHELVQPDRNERKPIIWNILDSMLEKYIFEKVRSMEPQLCSPWSDIQLLMQLVTEPLAWHGLVIQSCLRSCLPSSKKKKRSGPAYQSSSNLAHAITDSVQQLSLVLEDVMKWLNEWNKRPEDENSEDILCLLRKDGHNDGPGRVFHILETFISTMSNEEVGDRIYHSLKSWSPADVARKMMTGKLKVLMEFSAICESKLKLLQSLKQQIAQV